One genomic region from Clostridium saccharobutylicum DSM 13864 encodes:
- the leuD gene encoding 3-isopropylmalate dehydratase small subunit encodes MSVKGRVFKYGDNVDTDVIIPARYLNTSDPKELAMHCMEDIDKEFVNKVKQGDIIVANKNFGCGSSREHAPLAIKTAGVSCVIASTFARIFYRNSINIGLPILECDEAVKGIDAGDELEVDFSTGIIKNLTKNQEYQGEPFPEFMQKIIDNDGLIGYIRNNK; translated from the coding sequence ATGAGCGTAAAAGGTAGAGTATTCAAATATGGAGATAATGTAGATACAGATGTAATAATTCCAGCAAGATATTTAAACACATCAGATCCTAAGGAACTTGCAATGCACTGTATGGAAGATATAGATAAAGAGTTCGTTAATAAAGTAAAACAAGGGGATATAATTGTTGCAAATAAAAATTTTGGTTGCGGTTCATCAAGAGAACATGCTCCATTAGCAATAAAAACAGCAGGTGTCAGCTGTGTTATCGCATCAACTTTTGCAAGAATATTTTATAGAAATTCAATAAACATTGGATTACCAATTTTAGAATGTGATGAAGCTGTAAAAGGTATAGATGCTGGAGATGAATTAGAAGTAGATTTTTCAACGGGTATTATTAAAAACTTAACTAAAAATCAAGAGTATCAAGGCGAACCATTTCCAGAATTCATGCAAAAAATTATTGATAACGATGGATTAATTGGATACATAAGAAATAACAAATAA
- a CDS encoding GIY-YIG nuclease family protein gives MNYVYIVECSDGTFYTGWTNDLGKRIDMHSKGIGAKYTRGRGPVKLIYHEEFEDKKLAMKREYEIKQFSKKQKILLVEAHSKK, from the coding sequence ATGAATTATGTATATATAGTAGAATGCTCAGATGGAACATTTTATACAGGATGGACAAATGATTTGGGAAAAAGAATTGATATGCATTCAAAAGGAATAGGAGCAAAATATACAAGAGGTAGAGGTCCGGTAAAATTAATATATCATGAAGAATTTGAAGATAAAAAATTAGCTATGAAGAGAGAATATGAGATTAAGCAATTTAGTAAAAAACAAAAAATATTATTAGTTGAGGCACACTCAAAAAAATAA
- the ilvB gene encoding biosynthetic-type acetolactate synthase large subunit — protein sequence MLLTGAEILIKSLLDENVETIFGYPGGAVLNIYDELYKYKDKIHHVLTCHEQGAAHAADGYARATGKVGVCLATSGPGATNLVTGIATAYMDSVPMVAITGNVATSLLGKDSFQEVDITGITMPITKHNYIVRDVNDLQNIIKDAFYIAQEGRPGPVLIDIPKDVTANKAEYTKLIPKEITRSSKYITEKSLQKAIELINQSERPFIYAGGGIGISGATQELIDFAEKINAPVSTSLMCMAAFPNDHELYTGMIGMHGTKASNIAATKCDLLITLGARFSDRVISHQNHIKNARILQIDVDCAEINKNVKVDSSIVGDLKIVLDKLLPLISRKNNDEWLGKINNLKENKKVLINDTTTPELLFDKLNSLNDGSFVISTEVGQHQMWAAQHFKFRNERTFITSGGLGTMGYGLGAAIGAQTGRKDRRVFNIAGDGSFGMNCNEFVTAVKNNLPIIQIVMNNNCLGMVRQWQSLFYEQRYSETTLDRPTDYVKLAEAFGGKAFRITKPEEIDEVLEKALDSQGPVLIDYLINNDKKVFPMVAPGAPINEIINEEDIKNN from the coding sequence ATGTTATTAACAGGGGCAGAGATATTAATAAAGTCGTTGCTAGATGAAAATGTAGAAACGATATTTGGATATCCAGGGGGAGCTGTACTTAATATATATGATGAACTATATAAATATAAAGATAAAATTCATCATGTTTTAACTTGCCATGAACAAGGGGCAGCTCATGCAGCAGATGGTTATGCAAGAGCTACTGGAAAGGTTGGTGTATGCTTAGCAACATCAGGACCAGGAGCTACAAATTTGGTGACGGGTATTGCTACAGCATATATGGATTCAGTTCCAATGGTAGCAATTACAGGTAATGTAGCGACATCATTATTAGGAAAAGACAGCTTTCAAGAAGTTGATATAACTGGGATTACAATGCCTATAACTAAGCATAACTATATTGTTAGAGATGTTAATGATTTGCAAAATATAATAAAGGATGCATTTTATATAGCACAAGAAGGAAGACCAGGACCAGTACTAATTGATATTCCTAAGGATGTAACTGCCAATAAAGCAGAGTATACTAAGCTAATTCCAAAGGAAATAACAAGAAGTTCAAAATATATAACTGAAAAATCTTTGCAAAAAGCTATAGAGTTAATAAATCAAAGTGAAAGACCATTTATATATGCAGGCGGAGGAATAGGAATATCAGGAGCAACGCAAGAGTTAATTGATTTTGCAGAAAAGATAAATGCACCTGTTTCAACATCTCTTATGTGTATGGCAGCATTTCCAAATGATCATGAATTATATACAGGAATGATAGGAATGCATGGAACAAAAGCATCAAATATTGCAGCAACAAAGTGTGATTTATTAATTACTCTTGGTGCTAGATTTAGTGATAGAGTTATAAGTCATCAAAATCACATTAAAAATGCAAGGATATTACAAATTGATGTAGATTGTGCTGAAATTAATAAAAATGTGAAAGTTGATTCTAGCATTGTTGGAGATTTAAAGATAGTACTAGATAAATTATTACCATTAATCAGTAGAAAAAATAATGATGAATGGCTTGGAAAAATTAATAATTTAAAAGAAAACAAAAAAGTATTAATAAATGATACTACAACACCGGAATTATTATTTGATAAATTAAATTCATTAAATGATGGAAGTTTTGTAATATCTACTGAGGTTGGCCAACATCAAATGTGGGCAGCTCAACATTTTAAGTTTAGAAATGAAAGAACATTTATAACTTCAGGTGGGCTTGGAACAATGGGATATGGCCTAGGAGCAGCCATTGGAGCTCAAACAGGTAGAAAAGATAGAAGAGTATTTAATATTGCTGGAGATGGAAGCTTTGGAATGAACTGTAATGAATTTGTTACAGCTGTTAAGAATAACCTTCCAATAATTCAAATAGTAATGAATAACAATTGCTTAGGGATGGTTAGGCAATGGCAAAGTCTTTTTTATGAGCAAAGGTATTCTGAAACAACGTTAGATAGACCAACAGATTATGTTAAACTTGCAGAAGCGTTTGGTGGAAAGGCGTTTAGAATAACAAAGCCAGAAGAAATAGATGAAGTATTAGAAAAAGCTCTGGATTCACAGGGTCCAGTTCTTATAGATTATTTAATAAATAATGATAAAAAAGTTTTTCCTATGGTTGCACCTGGTGCACCAATTAATGAAATAATAAATGAAGAAGATATTAAAAATAACTAG
- the ilvD gene encoding dihydroxy-acid dehydratase, with the protein MKSDAIKKGPGKAAQRSLLKSGGLTEEEIAKPLIGIVSAQNDIIPGHINLDKIVEGVKKGVLMSGGTPLVFPAIGVCDGIAMGHEGMRYSLVTRELIADSIECMAKAHALDALVFVPNCDKIVPGMVMAALRVNVPSVVVSGGPMLAGKFNKKAVSLSTMFEAVGSYEDGKMTEKELCDLENCACPTCGSCSGMFTANSMNCLCEVLGLALPGNGTIPAVFSERIRLAKKAGMAVMDMFNKDIKPRDIVTERSIQNALKLDMALGCSTNSVLHITAIANEAKIDMNLDIINELSATTPDLCKLAPASDVHIEQLYEVGGVAAVMTELSKKDLLDLDCITVTGKTQGENIKGIEDTEHEVVRSIDNPFSENGGIAVLRGNLAPDGAVVKRAAVLPEMLKHEGPAKVFNSEEEANEAIFNKRIQSGDVIVIRYEGPKGGPGMREMLQATAAVAGMGLDKSVALITDGRFSGATRGASIGHVSPEAADGGMIGLLKDGDIISIDINNAKLDVKLSDEEIEERRKNFKPLEPKVKEGYLARYAKLVSSASEGAILK; encoded by the coding sequence ATGAAAAGTGATGCAATAAAGAAAGGGCCTGGTAAAGCAGCTCAAAGATCATTGCTTAAATCAGGTGGATTAACAGAAGAAGAGATAGCAAAGCCATTAATTGGAATAGTTTCAGCTCAAAATGATATTATTCCGGGACACATTAACTTAGATAAGATAGTTGAAGGTGTAAAAAAGGGAGTATTAATGTCTGGTGGAACACCACTTGTATTTCCTGCAATTGGAGTTTGTGATGGAATAGCAATGGGACATGAGGGAATGAGATATTCATTAGTAACAAGAGAGCTTATTGCAGATTCGATTGAATGTATGGCTAAAGCTCATGCTTTAGATGCATTAGTATTTGTTCCAAACTGCGATAAGATTGTTCCAGGAATGGTTATGGCAGCGTTGAGAGTAAATGTCCCATCAGTTGTTGTAAGTGGTGGACCAATGCTTGCTGGAAAATTTAATAAAAAAGCAGTTTCACTTTCAACTATGTTTGAAGCTGTTGGGTCTTATGAAGATGGAAAAATGACAGAAAAAGAGTTATGCGATTTAGAAAACTGCGCATGTCCAACTTGCGGTTCATGTTCAGGAATGTTTACTGCAAATTCAATGAACTGTTTATGTGAAGTTTTAGGATTAGCATTGCCGGGAAATGGTACTATTCCAGCTGTATTTTCAGAAAGAATAAGACTTGCTAAAAAAGCAGGTATGGCTGTAATGGATATGTTCAATAAAGATATTAAGCCAAGAGATATAGTTACTGAAAGAAGTATACAAAATGCATTAAAATTAGATATGGCACTTGGATGTTCTACAAATAGTGTACTTCATATAACTGCTATTGCAAATGAAGCAAAAATTGATATGAATTTAGATATTATAAATGAATTATCAGCAACAACTCCAGATCTTTGTAAATTAGCACCAGCATCAGATGTTCACATAGAGCAATTATATGAAGTTGGTGGTGTAGCAGCTGTAATGACTGAATTATCGAAGAAAGATTTATTAGATTTAGATTGCATTACAGTTACAGGAAAAACTCAAGGAGAAAATATTAAAGGGATTGAAGATACTGAACATGAAGTAGTTAGATCTATAGACAATCCATTTAGTGAAAATGGTGGTATAGCAGTCTTAAGAGGGAATTTAGCTCCAGATGGTGCAGTTGTAAAAAGAGCAGCGGTTTTACCAGAAATGTTAAAACATGAAGGTCCAGCTAAGGTATTTAATTCAGAAGAAGAAGCTAACGAAGCTATCTTTAATAAAAGAATACAATCTGGAGATGTAATAGTTATTAGATATGAAGGACCAAAAGGTGGTCCGGGTATGAGAGAAATGCTTCAGGCTACAGCAGCAGTTGCTGGAATGGGGCTAGATAAATCAGTAGCATTAATTACAGACGGAAGATTTAGTGGAGCTACAAGAGGAGCATCAATTGGGCACGTTTCTCCAGAAGCAGCAGATGGTGGAATGATTGGACTTTTAAAAGATGGGGATATTATATCAATAGATATTAATAATGCAAAGCTTGATGTTAAATTAAGTGATGAAGAAATAGAAGAGAGAAGAAAGAACTTTAAACCTCTTGAACCAAAGGTTAAAGAAGGATATTTAGCTAGGTATGCTAAGTTGGTAAGTTCTGCAAGCGAAGGAGCAATACTTAAATAA
- the ilvC gene encoding ketol-acid reductoisomerase, whose translation MPKMYYEKDTDLNLLKGKKVAVIGYGSQGHAHALNLHESGIDVVVGLYNGSKSWEKAEEAGLKVATVAEAAKAADIIMILLPDEKQAKIYNEQIAPNLEEGNALVFAHGFNIHFGQITPPAFVDVFMVAPKGPGHLVRRTYTEGAGVPCLIAVYQDASGKAKQYALAYANGIGGARAGVLETTFKDETETDLFGEQAVLCGGVSELIKAGFETLVEAGYAPENAYFECMHEMKLIVDLLYQGGLSMMRYSISDTAEYGDYQIGKRIITDETKKEMKKVLTEIQDGTFAKNWLLENQTNRPGFNARRRMEAEHPIEKVGKELRGMMSWIDTAKVD comes from the coding sequence ATGCCAAAAATGTATTATGAAAAAGACACAGATTTAAATTTATTAAAAGGAAAGAAAGTTGCCGTAATAGGTTATGGTAGCCAAGGTCATGCACATGCATTAAATCTTCATGAAAGTGGAATAGATGTAGTTGTAGGATTATATAATGGAAGTAAGTCTTGGGAAAAAGCAGAAGAAGCAGGACTTAAAGTTGCAACAGTTGCAGAAGCAGCAAAAGCAGCAGATATCATAATGATCTTATTACCAGATGAAAAACAAGCTAAAATTTATAATGAACAAATAGCACCAAATTTAGAAGAAGGAAATGCATTAGTATTTGCTCATGGATTTAATATTCACTTTGGACAAATAACTCCACCTGCATTTGTAGATGTATTCATGGTTGCACCTAAGGGACCAGGACATTTAGTAAGAAGAACATATACTGAAGGTGCTGGAGTACCATGCTTAATAGCTGTATATCAAGATGCATCTGGAAAAGCAAAACAATACGCTTTAGCTTATGCAAATGGAATTGGGGGAGCAAGAGCAGGGGTTCTTGAAACTACTTTCAAAGATGAAACAGAAACAGATTTATTCGGAGAACAAGCAGTTCTTTGTGGTGGAGTTTCAGAACTTATCAAAGCTGGATTTGAAACTTTAGTAGAAGCAGGATATGCTCCAGAAAATGCTTATTTTGAATGTATGCATGAAATGAAATTAATCGTTGATTTATTATATCAAGGTGGATTAAGCATGATGAGATATTCAATTTCAGATACTGCTGAATATGGAGATTATCAAATTGGTAAGAGAATCATCACAGATGAAACTAAGAAAGAAATGAAAAAAGTTCTTACTGAAATTCAAGATGGTACATTCGCTAAGAACTGGTTATTAGAAAACCAAACTAATAGACCAGGATTTAATGCAAGAAGAAGAATGGAAGCTGAACATCCAATTGAAAAAGTTGGTAAGGAATTAAGAGGAATGATGAGCTGGATCGATACAGCTAAAGTAGACTAA
- a CDS encoding HlyD family efflux transporter periplasmic adaptor subunit: MKYKIEELKDITDSIEIMQNHPNSFSKYMFYIIGLLLILATTWSIFAQKYIVITATGEIRPKGEICDIYTRTNGTIINTNIKDGQLVKEGDILISFDNNTIIKAQCDGIISLIQDINVGDFIQNGIEIAKIIPSNQTQKKVNLYINNEDILNIKQGQDVSLEILSLPQTEYGAIKTTLENISNDAKSNNGNNYYTATCSLDTINIKDIKGNSLDIKNGMMVKARIINRQVSYFKYFLEKINILN; encoded by the coding sequence ATGAAATATAAAATTGAAGAGTTAAAAGACATAACAGATTCAATAGAGATAATGCAAAACCATCCAAATTCTTTTTCAAAATATATGTTTTATATAATTGGATTATTATTAATTTTAGCAACAACATGGTCCATATTTGCTCAAAAATATATAGTTATTACTGCAACTGGAGAAATTCGCCCTAAAGGTGAAATATGTGATATTTATACTAGAACTAATGGAACCATAATAAATACAAATATAAAAGATGGACAGCTTGTTAAAGAAGGAGATATATTGATAAGTTTTGACAATAACACTATTATTAAAGCTCAATGTGATGGAATTATTAGCTTAATTCAAGATATTAATGTAGGTGATTTCATTCAAAATGGAATAGAAATTGCAAAAATTATTCCTTCTAATCAAACACAAAAAAAAGTCAATCTTTATATTAATAATGAAGATATTCTTAATATAAAGCAAGGACAAGATGTAAGCTTAGAAATATTATCACTTCCTCAAACTGAATATGGAGCTATAAAAACTACATTAGAAAATATAAGTAATGATGCAAAATCAAACAATGGAAATAATTATTATACTGCAACATGTTCATTAGATACAATTAACATAAAAGATATAAAAGGAAATAGTTTAGATATAAAAAATGGAATGATGGTCAAAGCTAGGATAATAAATAGACAAGTTTCTTATTTTAAATATTTTTTAGAAAAAATCAACATATTAAATTAA
- the leuB gene encoding 3-isopropylmalate dehydrogenase, whose translation MKYNIAVIEGDGIGPDIVTEAIKVLNTVGEKFNHKFEYEYVLMGGCAIDKEGTPLPEATLDVCKKSDAVLLGAVGGPKWDDPDSKVRPEQGLLGLRNGLKLYCNLRPAVLYAPLKNESPLKDEIVKNGIDICIVRELTGGIYFGERGTEVIDGVKSAYDTERYNVNEIRRIAKIAFETAMKRNKKLTSVDKANILDSSKLWRSIVNEMAKDYPEVEVNHLYVDNTAMQLVKDPTQFDVIVTSNMFGDILSDEASMVTGSIGMLPSASLGDGTLGVYEPIHGSAPDIAGMGIANPLATILSTAMMLRHSFSLEKEAKIIENAVLNVLEDGYRTGDIMTEGKTKVGTVEMGDLVCKKIKEGK comes from the coding sequence ATGAAATATAATATAGCAGTAATAGAAGGCGATGGAATAGGTCCAGATATAGTTACTGAGGCAATAAAAGTATTAAATACTGTAGGAGAAAAATTTAATCACAAATTCGAATATGAATATGTATTGATGGGTGGATGTGCTATAGATAAAGAAGGTACACCACTTCCAGAAGCAACTTTGGATGTGTGCAAAAAAAGTGATGCAGTTCTACTTGGTGCTGTTGGTGGTCCTAAATGGGATGATCCTGATTCAAAAGTAAGGCCAGAACAAGGTTTATTAGGACTTAGAAATGGGTTGAAGCTTTATTGTAATTTAAGACCAGCAGTATTATATGCACCATTAAAAAATGAGTCACCACTTAAAGATGAAATTGTTAAGAACGGAATTGATATTTGTATAGTAAGAGAATTAACAGGAGGTATTTACTTTGGAGAAAGAGGTACTGAAGTAATTGATGGTGTTAAGAGTGCTTATGATACTGAAAGATATAATGTAAATGAAATTAGAAGAATAGCTAAAATTGCATTTGAAACAGCAATGAAGAGAAATAAAAAACTTACAAGTGTTGATAAAGCTAACATATTAGATAGTTCAAAACTTTGGAGAAGTATAGTTAATGAAATGGCTAAGGATTATCCAGAAGTTGAAGTAAATCATTTATATGTTGATAATACAGCAATGCAATTAGTTAAAGATCCAACTCAATTTGATGTAATTGTAACTTCAAATATGTTTGGAGATATTTTATCAGATGAAGCTAGTATGGTTACAGGTTCAATAGGAATGTTACCTTCAGCGTCTTTAGGTGATGGAACACTTGGAGTATACGAACCAATCCATGGAAGTGCACCAGATATAGCAGGAATGGGAATTGCAAATCCATTAGCAACTATACTTTCTACAGCTATGATGCTTAGACATAGTTTTTCATTAGAAAAAGAAGCAAAGATTATTGAAAATGCTGTATTAAATGTTCTTGAAGACGGATATAGAACTGGAGATATAATGACAGAAGGAAAGACAAAAGTTGGAACAGTTGAAATGGGAGATTTAGTTTGTAAAAAAATTAAGGAAGGGAAGTAG
- a CDS encoding bacteriocin has translation MKDLDEKELQKINGGIIMDPGDMRFPFPHRRNPWDPVN, from the coding sequence ATGAAAGATTTAGATGAAAAAGAATTACAAAAAATTAATGGTGGGATCATTATGGATCCAGGAGATATGAGATTTCCATTTCCTCATAGACGTAATCCATGGGATCCCGTAAACTAA
- a CDS encoding CapA family protein, translating to MRKRASRKRRNRYKNNLGKIFLAIMFIGVIIISMFIFINRVFSVKEEKNVAQEIENPAKVENKAEEEIKEPVRKEILISFAGDFTLGTDDKFAYDSSLPAAFINNGSDYSYFMQNVSSIFGQDDYTLVNLETTLTDSDIKAQKEGNVVYNFKGPKEYVNILNNASIEGVTIANNHIYDYGTQGVQDTIGTLQQNNIDICGEGYKILKQIKGVKFGFLGYTGWNNSDNFRNAIINDISELKKQGADVVIPYFHWGMENDYEPDYNQQSIARFAIDNGADCVIGSHPHVLQSMENYNGKLIAYSLGNFCFGGNSNPSDKRTVILQLKVDIEGNKIENFEYKVIPTMISSRSDTNDYIPTPATDEDKNNILKTLNELSPSLNGNIKDDFFYIQ from the coding sequence ATGCGAAAAAGGGCATCAAGAAAAAGGCGAAATAGGTATAAGAACAATTTAGGAAAAATATTTTTGGCTATTATGTTTATTGGTGTAATAATTATTAGTATGTTTATTTTTATCAATAGAGTGTTTTCTGTTAAAGAAGAAAAAAATGTTGCTCAAGAAATTGAAAATCCAGCGAAAGTTGAGAATAAAGCAGAGGAAGAAATAAAAGAACCAGTTAGAAAAGAAATATTAATCTCTTTTGCAGGAGATTTTACTTTAGGAACAGATGATAAATTTGCATATGATAGTAGTTTGCCAGCTGCATTTATTAATAATGGAAGTGATTATTCTTATTTTATGCAAAATGTATCAAGTATTTTTGGGCAAGATGATTATACATTAGTTAACCTTGAGACAACATTGACAGATTCAGATATTAAAGCACAAAAAGAAGGAAACGTGGTTTATAATTTTAAAGGTCCTAAAGAATATGTAAATATTCTTAATAATGCTTCAATTGAAGGTGTAACAATAGCTAATAATCACATCTATGATTATGGAACTCAGGGAGTACAAGATACTATAGGTACGTTGCAGCAAAATAATATAGATATATGTGGAGAAGGGTATAAGATTTTAAAACAGATAAAAGGAGTTAAATTTGGATTTTTAGGTTATACAGGTTGGAATAATAGTGATAATTTTAGAAATGCCATAATAAATGATATAAGCGAATTGAAAAAACAAGGAGCAGATGTTGTAATTCCATATTTTCATTGGGGAATGGAAAATGATTATGAACCAGATTATAATCAACAAAGCATTGCAAGGTTTGCCATTGATAATGGTGCGGATTGTGTCATAGGGTCGCATCCTCATGTACTTCAAAGTATGGAAAACTATAATGGTAAATTAATAGCTTATTCTTTGGGGAATTTCTGTTTTGGAGGAAATTCAAATCCAAGTGATAAAAGAACAGTTATACTACAACTTAAGGTTGACATTGAAGGTAATAAAATAGAAAATTTTGAGTATAAGGTAATTCCTACAATGATTTCGTCTAGAAGTGATACAAATGATTATATTCCAACGCCAGCAACTGATGAAGATAAAAATAATATATTAAAAACATTAAATGAGTTATCACCAAGTTTAAATGGAAACATAAAAGATGACTTCTTTTATATACAATAG